Part of the Geoalkalibacter ferrihydriticus DSM 17813 genome is shown below.
TATTATGTGCCCGATACCGGACAGGCTTTTGGCAGTGTGCAGCACATTATGAACGAGGTTCCCTACGGCTGGCTGATTCGCAACACCCACGCCGTCGGATCCAACCTTATCGTTGTCGTTTTGCTGCTGCACATGCTTTCGGTTCTGTTCATGAGCGCCTACAAAAAACCGCGCGAACTGACCTGGCTTTCGGGTTTCATTCTTTTTAACATCAGTCTGGTTCTGTGTCTCACCGGCTATTTGCTGCCCTGGAGTCAGCTTTCTTTCTGGGCGACCACCGTGGCAACGGAAGCACCGGGCGCCATTCCCGTCATCGGCGAGCACATCGTGCAATTCTTGCGCGGCGGCGACATGGTCGGCGACGCGACCCTCGGCCGATTTTTCGCCCTGCACGTTATGGGACTGCCTTTGATCTTCGCTCTGATGATCGGGGTGCATCTTTTCTGTGTGCGCCGCGCCGGCATTTCGCGACCGCCCTTCGGTCGGGATTATCGCCCCGATCCGCCGCGACTCACCTTCGAGCACGAGTATCATCCGGGGGGGATTCCTTTCTTTCCCCATTATGCGGCCAAGGAAGGCGCCGTGGTGTGCTTTTTCCTTGCAGTTCTGGCAGCTCTGGTCTTTTTTGCGCCCAACCTATTCATTCCACCGGCGGCCTTTGAGCCTGCGAATCCTTTTCTTACGCCGGAGCGCATCAAGCCGGAATGGTATTTCCTCTGGGCTTATCAAACCCTGAAAATTTTTCCCAGCGAGGCGATTGGCCTGGCAGTGCAGGGTGCTGCAATGAGCTTCCTCGCGTTGTTGCCGTTCATTGATCGCTTTCGCGAGCGGCGACCGGCGCGACGGCCCCTGTTTGTCGGTTGTTTTGTTCTGGGAATCCTTCTTTTTATCGGTCTTTCCGTCTGGGGGCATCTGTCATGAGGCGATCCATGAAACACCTTCTGGCTCTAGCGGTGACTTTGTGGCTTGTGTTTCTATCTGGAGCGGCTATGGCCGATGAGGGGAGCTGCATCGGATGTCATGCCGGCCTCCCGGGGAAGCAGGGAGAAGAGTCGATCGCTCAATGGCGCGACAGCATTCACCACCGGCATGGGGTTTTCTGCGTCAGTTGCCATGGCGGTGATCCGACCCTTATGACCATGGAGGCCATGAGCCCTGAGCGTGGGTTTGTCGGCGTTCCCGAGGAGGGTGATGTGCCTGCTTTCTGCGGTCGATGCCATGTTGGTGTTGAGGAAGATTATCATAACAGCGCCCATGGGCAGGCTCTTGGCGCAGGCGGTCCGGAATGCGTGACCTGTCATGGCAGCCACGCCGTCCAGATTGCGACCATCGAACTGATCAATCCGCAGGACTGCTCTCGCTGTCACGATTATGGTCGCGCGGGAGAATTGCGCAGCGCCATGGAACAGACCGAAATCATGATTGTTGATCTCGAAGGCGAACTGGAGAAATTACACCGTCACGGCGTTGCGACGGATGTTCTGGAGGGGCGACTGTTTGCGCTACGCAATGATTTCCATCGCCTGCTGCACAGCGTTGATGTGGACAAGGTGCGGCGGCGGACGGCTGATTTCCGTCTGAAACTCGGTGATATCCAAAATGAGGTCGATCATCACCGCGCTGAACTGGGGCAACGTAAACTGATTGGCGCGGGGGTGGTGGTGCTGCTGCTTATTGCTTCCGTGTTGTTCGGCCAATTGTACCGTAACTATAGAGAGCAGGAAGAACACGCTCGCCGCCGGAAAAATCGCAACTGATAACTATGTTTCTCAATAAAAAAGAGGCTCTGTGCAAGCAGAGCCTCTTTTTTATGTCGAGAAAACGTGTAACTGTTCAGCAGGCACCTGAGACTGCCGCGGCATCGCTTGCAATGAAAACTCGCCTGCGGCTCAAACGTTCATCGCGGCACTCAATCGCCACGGCCTCCGGCGCGATGGAGAGTTGCATTTGAACAGTTGCACAATAATAAACGGGTTATTCGCGAACATAGGTGTCGATGTCGGTTTCGTGGACCATGCCCATCAGACGGGCATATTCCGATTCAATCAGCTCATAGTGATGGTGGGTTGACTTGGCGTTGGCCTCAAATACGGCTTTGACTTCGGGATCTTCGATCCGCGCCGCCATTTCCCTGAGGCTCTTTTCGAGCTTAAGTTCCTTGTCCATGGCCAACTCCATGGCTTTGCGCTCGTTGAACCCGGCCATAAGGGTTTTATCCAGGTCGCTGAGCCAATCTTCGCCCATGGAAGGCGCAGTATTGATGAATGCTTCAAAATCAGGAATTTCGCCGCCTTTGTATACAGAAAAAAACTGCCCGGCGTGCTCACGCTCTTCTCGGGCCAGCAGCTCAAAAAACTTCCGAGCTTCAGCGTCTTTCATTTTCTCTGCACCCAAAGTGTAGAAATACATAGCATTTTTTTCCGTCATGATGGAACGTTTCACTGCATCCTGTACATCGATTTTTTCGGCCATCTGAATCTCTCCTTTTCGGGGGGAATTTTATTTGGACAAGAATAACATAGTTTCCATGAAAATCCGGTAGATGGAGAATCTTCTTCATTTGGTTGTAATTCACGGAATCGTGCGGTAATCGCCGTCCGGTGGTTGACAGGGAGCCAATATGGGATAAATGTAAAGAGCAGATAGCTTCCCAGGGAGATAACATGAATTCTGATGACCTGTCCGTTTGTCTTCATTCCGACCTGGTGCCGATGGCCCGCCGGCGGGTGCGCGATGATGCCGTAGAGCTTATTGAAACCGCGCTGGGTCGGGCGAATGAGGTCTTTACTGAAAAGTTGGTTCTTCCCCTGACGCTCGGATCGGGCCATGAGTGGCGAGGAGTCATTGTCTCCCTACCGGCCGCCGTTGAAATCGATATGTTTCTCAGGCATCGCCTTTTCCCCCTGCAGATTACAACCGGCATCGGGCGCGGAGAACTTGGCGCAAATCTCAGCGACGGCCTTTCGCGCATGGCGGGTTCATGCCTGATGCGCTCTCGAAAAGGGCTGGAGAGGGCCCGACGACATCGCGGAGGGACATTTCTTTTCAGTGGCGACCCTCTTCTCGATGCCGGTGCCAACACAATTTTTCTTTTGCTGCAAACTCTTTTTGAGACTTGGACGGAAAAACAGTTGGAAGCCTATCTTGCCTATCGGCGATATGGCACCGAGGCTCAGGCAGCCGAGGCCGTCGGCATTACCCAGTCCGCCCTGCATCAACGATTAGCCGCCGCGCGTGCCAAGACTTACGAACTGGCCAGCGAACAGTTGCTGTGGTTCGTCGGCAATTTCCCTGCTGTTTATCCCGACCCGAGTTGTGCTGAGGCGAGTTGAAAACAAGGTGAAGAAAATTCTCATTGTCGACGATCAGCGTGATATCTGCCGACTTCTGGAAGTGATCCTGGCGCAAAGCGGGCGAGTTTTTTCTCAGGCACAAAGTGGTGAAGAGGGTGTGGCTCTTGCTTTGGCTGAAAGCCCAGACTTGATCCTGATGGATCTGATGATGCCGGGAAAGCTTGACGGATTCGAGGCTATTCGCACCATTCGCGCCAATCCGCAGATCCGGCAATGTCCAATAGTTGCCATGACGGCGCGCATGCTTGATGCCAGCGATGAGGAAAGGGCCTTTGCCGAAGGGGCGCAGGCCTATGTGCGTAAGCCTTTTATGATCAAGGATCTGCAGGAGCTTATTACGCGGTTGCTTCCTTGACTTTCAATCAAGCAATGCAGATAAAAACGAGGTCAGGGCGACCCGACGACATTCTCCTTCAGGTCGTGATAAGCGCGCTCGATATTTACATCGCGAAACTGCTTGAAGCCTGCCAAGTCTTCGTAACGGGGCAGAGAAAACTTCTTTTTCGTTTCCGTGAGAGAGTGGCCCTTCTCAATCAGAAACAAAATCTCGGAAACAAAGGCCCGCAGATAATTTTTGAAATCTGTCAGGTCGCTGCGTTTTGCAACGGGACCATAGCCCGGCACGATCTTTTCCGGACGCAATCGTTCCAGAAACTCCAGTGCCAGTATCCAATCCTGCATGTGACCATCCCCGAGGTAGCCCGCTCCCTTGTTGTAGAACAGGTCGCTGGTGAAGAGAATTCCAGATTCGGGAAGGTAGACCACGGTATCTCCCTCGCTATGGCCGCGTTCCATATTGGTCAGAATGATCGTGCGACCGCCCAGCTTCAAAGTCAGTCCCTGGTCGAAGAACACGACAGGAAAGCGGGTGGCCCTGGGCTCTGAAGCAAGGGCCTGGTAGGTCTGCCAGGACATGATGACATCCTTGTTCGGGGGAAAATCCAGGTCAATATGCGAAAAGCCTCGGTGGTGGTGGCAAAGGACAAAATAACGGATGGGATTGACCGTGACCATCGCCACCGCAGAGATCAGATCGCGCAGGGCCTCGGCGGTAAAATGGGCACCGGCCACCACCACGACATCTCCTGCCTCAATAATGATGGCATTGGACGAAGCCCGGCTGCCCGGTTGGGCGATGGCCGCGTAAACCCCCTCCTCAAGTTTTTCCAGGTGATAGCTGAAGGTGTTGGCCCAGGTGTTCCCGCTACTCAAAAGCAGGCAAAAAACAAGCAGAATCTGTGAAAACCGCATAAAGTTGACCTCTGGTTGATTAGATGATGCTTATTCTATCAGGGGTGCTTTATCCACGGCAAGATATTCCATCAGATATTTTACTATTGCAATCAGCAGGGGGATGGGCTATACAAAGCAGTTCATGCGCGATTAGCTCAGTTGGATAGAGCGTTGGCCTCCGGAGCCAAAGGTCAGTGGTTCGAGTCCACTATCGCGCACCAATAATATCAAGGGGTTACGGCATTCGCTGTAACCCCTTGTTCGTTCTGTGCCCATCTTGTGCCCATCCTGTGCCCAAAAAAATCAATTTTGACCCTTGGATGGCCGAAAACCTGTGTTTTCGGTCGTCCAAGGGTCATCCTCAAAATGACCCTTGGACGAACTCAAAAATAAATAGCCAGGCAGACTGGGAAGTTGTGAAACAAAAAATTCATGCCAATATGATTTTTTCCTTTTGGGTTCGAGGCTAATTGCTGTGCATTGACCTTTGGCCTAAAGCAACATGTCTACGCAGATAGTCTGCTTTTTAACGGATCTGATGGCGTCCTTGATCCCTTCGGTTTGCATTGCAGGGGTTCTAGTAACTACGTGCTCAGATCAATTTCAACCCTCCAAATAATGCAAGATGATTCATAAGACGCGACTACCTTTCTGCATCCGAGTGTCGTCGGTTGGAGTCTAACTTTGACATGATGCTGCCGTTTTGTAATGATTTGGTTGTGTGTATCTCTTTAAAATGAGGATGATGAATGGCGACCTATCTGGTTGGGCATATCCGTATCAAGGATGCGATCCTGTGGCAGCAATATGTCGATGGAGTCCGTGAATCACTGCGAGCCTTTGCCGCTGAGGTGGTGTTCCGAGGTGCGAAGACGGCAGTCCTGGCAGGAGAACATCCTTATGAACAGGTAGTTTTGATTCACTTTGCCGATCAAGCAATGTTGCAGCAATGGTTCTCTTCGCAGGAATATCAGTCCTTAATCCCCTTGCGCGATCGTGCCGCCGAGGTGATGATTGCGAGTTATGAAGGGTAGTTGGCGCGGTATGCGGATCATTCTTTTGGGAAATGCGGGGGCAGGCAAGAGTACGATGGCTCGGCATTTGATTCATAACAGGGCTATTGCGCGCCTCTCTATGGACGAAATCGCTTGGAATGAAGGCCCTGAGCGCAAACCGCTTGACGAGAGCATCCGGGAGTTGCAACGATTTTTTGAAAGCAACGACCAATGGATCATCGAAGGTTGTTATGGCGATCTGGTGGAGGCTACTCTACCGTTTTGTACAGAGCTGCGGTTCCTGAACCCTGGTATTGAGGTGTGTGTTGAGCACTGCAAACGAAGGCCATGGGAACCGGAAAAGTTTTCATCGCAGGAAGCCCAACAGGCGATGCTTGAACAACTTGTCCAATGGGTTCGAGAGTATGAATTTCGAGATGATGAATACGGTCTAAAGCGCCATCGTAGGATCTTTACAGATTTCAGCGGCCCGAAGAAGGAATACACAACTGTTACTTCCTACAAAGATGACTAAGGCGCTACCAACCGAATCAGGAGGGGTCAATGACAGAATCGTGCGCTCTCGCTGGAAAAAGCTGTATCCCTTGCAAAGGTGGCGTGCCACCCTTATCCGGAAAAGAATTAACTGCCCTGGCAGAGCAACTCTCTCCGGAATGGTCGGTTGAAAGCGGGCATCACTTGACTTGCACCTACACCTTTAAAAATTTCAAGCAGGCTTTGGCCTTTACCAATGCCATTGGAGAAGTCGCCGAACATGAAAATCACCACCCGGAAATCACCTTGACATGGGGCCTTGTAACCGCGCGGATCTGGACACACAAGATTGACGGGCTGACAGAAAGTGACTTTATTCTCGCGGCCAAAATCAGCGCACTGGAAAAACCGACGTCGTAGGTAATCCAGGGACCAAGTGTCGTATCAAGCTTCATTCCACATTGATGACCTGAAAAAGAAGCGCGCCGTTTCATTCATTTGGCAATCGCACAAAATAGAAGGAGAAACTGACGGATGATCGCAAAGACACTTTCAGCATGTATCACGACGACTAAGGTGGATGAGTCGCGAGATTTCTACGTGAAGCATTTCGGCGCCAAGATCACGTTCGACTGTGGGTGGTATGTGAACCTACGCTTCGGAAATGAAACATCTGAACTGCAGTTCATTGCTCCGCAGGAGCAAGGCCCTCCCGCGTGCAATCCGGCGGGGTTGATGTACAACTTCTGCGTGGAAGATGTCGATGCCGAGTTCGACCGTTTGATAGCCAGCGGCCTTACACCAGTGATGCCGATTGAAAATCATCCGTGGGGAGATCGCGGATTCGCCGTGCTCGACCCCAACGGAGTCATGCTCTACATCTATTCAGATCGAGAACCTGCTGAGGAGTTCAAGCAGTACTATAAATAATAGTGGGTCCACGCTCAACGTTCGCTTCTTCATAAAGTCAAGAAAAGATATAGCTATGGATGAATACACGCTCTTGATCGACCTACACAAGCAAGGCCATCGTCAAGGACCGGGCGGGGATGCCGAGACGGAAAAGGCTCTCAATCTAGCCATAGCCGATCGCACTGCGCCGCTGAAGGTTGCGGATATCGGGTGCGGTACGGGAGCATCTGCCCTCCTGCTTGCTAAACTCTTGAATGCCCGAGTTACGGCGGTGGACTTCCTTCAGGACTTTCTGGACGTGCTCAAGGAAAAAGCCGAAAATATGGGGGTAGCGGACAGAATCTCGACGCTTGCATGCTCCATGGACAACCTGCCTTTCGCCGACGAAGAGTTAGATGTCATCTGGTCCGAGGGCGCAATCTATAATATTGGATTTGAAAAGGGTGTAGCGGACTGGCGACGTTACCTGAAGGCGGGTGGTTTGTTGGTTGCGTCCGAGATTACATGGATCACCGGCTCGCGACCGCAGGAGCTCCAGGACCATTGGAATAGCGAATATCCCGAAATCGATGTCGCTTCTGCCAAGATCAGGATTCTGGAAAAGCACGGCTATTCGCCCGTTGGGTATTTCGTGTTACCGGAACATTGCTGGCTAGACCAGTACTACCGACCCATGCAGGCCCGTTTCGAAAACTTCCTGGACCGGAATGAAAACAGTGAAAAAGCACGCGCAATCGTGGCTGCGGAACGAAGGGAAATCGACCTCTACGAGAGGTACAAGGCTTACATCAGC
Proteins encoded:
- a CDS encoding cytochrome b, producing MSMRKFIVDWLDVRLGVRDLIEQNLTRYLLPRNINLWYSLGAVLLTLFGLQFLTGLLLLVYYVPDTGQAFGSVQHIMNEVPYGWLIRNTHAVGSNLIVVVLLLHMLSVLFMSAYKKPRELTWLSGFILFNISLVLCLTGYLLPWSQLSFWATTVATEAPGAIPVIGEHIVQFLRGGDMVGDATLGRFFALHVMGLPLIFALMIGVHLFCVRRAGISRPPFGRDYRPDPPRLTFEHEYHPGGIPFFPHYAAKEGAVVCFFLAVLAALVFFAPNLFIPPAAFEPANPFLTPERIKPEWYFLWAYQTLKIFPSEAIGLAVQGAAMSFLALLPFIDRFRERRPARRPLFVGCFVLGILLFIGLSVWGHLS
- a CDS encoding ferritin-like domain-containing protein — its product is MAEKIDVQDAVKRSIMTEKNAMYFYTLGAEKMKDAEARKFFELLAREEREHAGQFFSVYKGGEIPDFEAFINTAPSMGEDWLSDLDKTLMAGFNERKAMELAMDKELKLEKSLREMAARIEDPEVKAVFEANAKSTHHHYELIESEYARLMGMVHETDIDTYVRE
- a CDS encoding LysR family transcriptional regulator, which codes for MNSDDLSVCLHSDLVPMARRRVRDDAVELIETALGRANEVFTEKLVLPLTLGSGHEWRGVIVSLPAAVEIDMFLRHRLFPLQITTGIGRGELGANLSDGLSRMAGSCLMRSRKGLERARRHRGGTFLFSGDPLLDAGANTIFLLLQTLFETWTEKQLEAYLAYRRYGTEAQAAEAVGITQSALHQRLAAARAKTYELASEQLLWFVGNFPAVYPDPSCAEAS
- a CDS encoding response regulator, translated to MKKILIVDDQRDICRLLEVILAQSGRVFSQAQSGEEGVALALAESPDLILMDLMMPGKLDGFEAIRTIRANPQIRQCPIVAMTARMLDASDEERAFAEGAQAYVRKPFMIKDLQELITRLLP
- a CDS encoding MBL fold metallo-hydrolase, with the translated sequence MRFSQILLVFCLLLSSGNTWANTFSYHLEKLEEGVYAAIAQPGSRASSNAIIIEAGDVVVVAGAHFTAEALRDLISAVAMVTVNPIRYFVLCHHHRGFSHIDLDFPPNKDVIMSWQTYQALASEPRATRFPVVFFDQGLTLKLGGRTIILTNMERGHSEGDTVVYLPESGILFTSDLFYNKGAGYLGDGHMQDWILALEFLERLRPEKIVPGYGPVAKRSDLTDFKNYLRAFVSEILFLIEKGHSLTETKKKFSLPRYEDLAGFKQFRDVNIERAYHDLKENVVGSP
- a CDS encoding DUF1330 domain-containing protein, producing the protein MATYLVGHIRIKDAILWQQYVDGVRESLRAFAAEVVFRGAKTAVLAGEHPYEQVVLIHFADQAMLQQWFSSQEYQSLIPLRDRAAEVMIASYEG
- a CDS encoding 4a-hydroxytetrahydrobiopterin dehydratase; the protein is MTESCALAGKSCIPCKGGVPPLSGKELTALAEQLSPEWSVESGHHLTCTYTFKNFKQALAFTNAIGEVAEHENHHPEITLTWGLVTARIWTHKIDGLTESDFILAAKISALEKPTS
- a CDS encoding VOC family protein gives rise to the protein MIAKTLSACITTTKVDESRDFYVKHFGAKITFDCGWYVNLRFGNETSELQFIAPQEQGPPACNPAGLMYNFCVEDVDAEFDRLIASGLTPVMPIENHPWGDRGFAVLDPNGVMLYIYSDREPAEEFKQYYK
- a CDS encoding class I SAM-dependent methyltransferase, with translation MDEYTLLIDLHKQGHRQGPGGDAETEKALNLAIADRTAPLKVADIGCGTGASALLLAKLLNARVTAVDFLQDFLDVLKEKAENMGVADRISTLACSMDNLPFADEELDVIWSEGAIYNIGFEKGVADWRRYLKAGGLLVASEITWITGSRPQELQDHWNSEYPEIDVASAKIRILEKHGYSPVGYFVLPEHCWLDQYYRPMQARFENFLDRNENSEKARAIVAAERREIDLYERYKAYISYGVYVAKKMV